Proteins from one Mycobacterium adipatum genomic window:
- a CDS encoding SRPBCC family protein, with amino-acid sequence MELNNEFRVAVPAATVWDVFTDVERVAPCLPGATLLSVDGDDFTGAVKVKVGPITVSYKGVATYQEKDSAAQRIVLKAEGKETRGNGTAAATVTAQLKDEGDSTTVVICTDLAISGKAAQFGRGVLADVSGNLIAQFARSLEAELLGGAPASTVAPSTEAATAAAQPSDSVDLLKVVAVPVAKRYGPALAAAAAAGAIGFLVGRRKRTAAPTASAELQALLTRLLA; translated from the coding sequence ATGGAGCTCAACAACGAATTCCGGGTCGCGGTACCCGCGGCCACAGTCTGGGACGTGTTCACCGATGTCGAACGGGTGGCCCCGTGCCTGCCCGGCGCCACCCTGCTCAGCGTCGACGGCGACGACTTCACCGGTGCGGTGAAGGTCAAGGTCGGACCGATCACCGTGTCCTACAAGGGTGTTGCCACCTATCAGGAGAAGGACAGCGCCGCCCAGCGGATCGTGCTCAAGGCCGAAGGCAAGGAAACCCGGGGCAACGGCACCGCGGCCGCCACCGTGACCGCGCAACTCAAGGACGAGGGCGACTCGACGACGGTGGTGATCTGCACCGATCTCGCGATCTCCGGAAAGGCCGCCCAGTTCGGCCGCGGCGTTCTCGCCGACGTCTCGGGCAACCTGATCGCCCAGTTCGCCCGTAGCCTGGAGGCCGAACTGCTCGGTGGCGCACCGGCTTCCACGGTGGCACCGTCCACCGAGGCGGCCACGGCCGCCGCGCAGCCCTCCGACTCCGTCGACCTGCTGAAGGTGGTCGCCGTGCCGGTCGCCAAGCGCTACGGGCCCGCCCTGGCCGCCGCCGCGGCCGCCGGCGCCATCGGATTCCTGGTGGGCCGGCGCAAGCGGACCGCAGCGCCCACGGCGTCTGCCGAACTGCAGGCCTTGCTGACGCGGTTGCTCGCATGA